A window from Lactiplantibacillus pentosus encodes these proteins:
- a CDS encoding phage holin, translating to MIKKISFKNADGSLNGKLIAGIISLLIVLIQQVLAVFGIKFAGDWSAIVAVINTVLTILGMLGVITDVQTVTAPTTDNDEESQVEATANKVADEAQAPTSAATVVNSSASSDTETASESASQAGEK from the coding sequence ATGATTAAAAAAATTAGTTTTAAAAATGCTGACGGAAGTTTGAATGGTAAATTGATCGCTGGGATTATTTCGTTACTGATCGTTTTGATTCAACAGGTACTAGCTGTATTTGGCATCAAGTTTGCCGGTGACTGGTCAGCCATTGTCGCTGTTATCAACACTGTATTAACGATCCTTGGTATGCTGGGCGTTATTACTGACGTTCAAACAGTGACGGCACCAACGACTGATAACGATGAGGAAAGCCAAGTCGAAGCAACGGCTAATAAGGTTGCTGACGAAGCGCAAGCGCCAACGTCTGCAGCCACTGTAGTGAATAGTTCTGCATCATCTGACACTGAAACGGCGTCAGAATCCGCCTCACAAGCAGGCGAAAAGTAG
- a CDS encoding hemolysin XhlA family protein, which yields MAQYDDTTKLLMDIQKDVAATKTKVENIEEKLNQVDDIDSKADKALAKSIEASHQIDRVTTIQNWLIGVLVSGVLVTLVIYIAEKFL from the coding sequence ATGGCACAATACGACGATACAACTAAGTTATTAATGGATATTCAAAAGGATGTGGCTGCCACCAAAACGAAAGTTGAGAACATCGAAGAAAAGCTTAATCAAGTTGACGACATTGATAGCAAGGCTGATAAGGCACTAGCCAAGTCCATTGAAGCCAGCCATCAAATTGACCGTGTGACGACCATTCAAAATTGGTTGATCGGTGTCTTGGTTAGTGGCGTGCTCGTCACGTTAGTTATTTATATCGCAGAAAAGTTCCTTTAG